In the Mytilus trossulus isolate FHL-02 chromosome 1, PNRI_Mtr1.1.1.hap1, whole genome shotgun sequence genome, one interval contains:
- the LOC134685678 gene encoding GTP-binding protein Di-Ras2-like isoform X3 produces MQVPKDRSVRLRVMPEQSNDYRVVVFGAGGVGKSSLVLRFVRGTFRESYIPTIEDTYRQVISCNKQVCTLQITDTTGSHQFPAMQRLSISKGHAFILVYSITSRQSLEELKPIYDEIIEIKHDLEHIPVMLVGNKCDEINREVPTSECAELAKRWNCAFLETSAKTNHNVKELFQELLQLEKRRTMSLQLETKKTKSQKRKEKLKGKCNLM; encoded by the coding sequence gTACCAAAAGATAGATCAGTTCGTTTGCGAGTTATGCCAGAGCAGAGCAATGACTATAGGGTGGTAGTATTTGGGGCAGGAGGCGTCGGTAAATCTTCTCttgttttaagatttgtcaGAGGAACATTTAGAGAGAGTTATATACCAACTATTGAAGATACATATAGACAAGTTATTAGCTGTAACAAACAAGTGTGTACACTTCAAATAACCGATACAACCGGAAGTCATCAGTTTCCTGCAATGCAGCGTCTCTCTATATCTAAAGGACATGCTTTTATTTTAGTGTATTCAATAACTAGTCGACAGTCTCTTGAAGAACTGAAACCTATTTATGATGAAATTATAGAAATCAAACACGATTTAGAACATATTCCCGTAATGTTAGTTGGAAATAAATGCGACGAAATTAACCGAGAAGTGCCGACTTCCGAATGTGCAGAACTTGCGAAAAGATGGAACTGTGCGTTTTTAGAAACATCAGCAAAAACTAATCACAATGTGAAAGAATTGTTTCAGGAATTATTACAGTTAGAAAAAAGACGGACAATGAGTCTTCAGTtagaaacaaaaaagacaaaatcgcAGAAAAGGAAGGAGAAGTTGAAGGGAAAATGTAATCTAATGTAG
- the LOC134685678 gene encoding GTP-binding protein Di-Ras2-like isoform X4, with amino-acid sequence MPEQSNDYRVVVFGAGGVGKSSLVLRFVRGTFRESYIPTIEDTYRQVISCNKQVCTLQITDTTGSHQFPAMQRLSISKGHAFILVYSITSRQSLEELKPIYDEIIEIKHDLEHIPVMLVGNKCDEINREVPTSECAELAKRWNCAFLETSAKTNHNVKELFQELLQLEKRRTMSLQLETKKTKSQKRKEKLKGKCNLM; translated from the coding sequence ATGCCAGAGCAGAGCAATGACTATAGGGTGGTAGTATTTGGGGCAGGAGGCGTCGGTAAATCTTCTCttgttttaagatttgtcaGAGGAACATTTAGAGAGAGTTATATACCAACTATTGAAGATACATATAGACAAGTTATTAGCTGTAACAAACAAGTGTGTACACTTCAAATAACCGATACAACCGGAAGTCATCAGTTTCCTGCAATGCAGCGTCTCTCTATATCTAAAGGACATGCTTTTATTTTAGTGTATTCAATAACTAGTCGACAGTCTCTTGAAGAACTGAAACCTATTTATGATGAAATTATAGAAATCAAACACGATTTAGAACATATTCCCGTAATGTTAGTTGGAAATAAATGCGACGAAATTAACCGAGAAGTGCCGACTTCCGAATGTGCAGAACTTGCGAAAAGATGGAACTGTGCGTTTTTAGAAACATCAGCAAAAACTAATCACAATGTGAAAGAATTGTTTCAGGAATTATTACAGTTAGAAAAAAGACGGACAATGAGTCTTCAGTtagaaacaaaaaagacaaaatcgcAGAAAAGGAAGGAGAAGTTGAAGGGAAAATGTAATCTAATGTAG